The Paenibacillus swuensis genome contains the following window.
TGATAAGAAAGTTGGGGAATCTTTAAGCTGTCTGAGCTTTCCACATTCTTTAGTAGCTTCGACTTTTCTTCCATGGCTGATTGCTGCCGTTGTTCGAGAGATTTGGATCGTTTCATCATTTTGGCTGCTTTATGGCCGATGTATCCTTTATCCACCTTGGAGCCGGAGTTTCTGGTGCCGTTCTTCGTCTTCTCCACCTCGTCCGACCAGTTGCTCGTTCTTTTGGCGGATTCCGCGAGGCGTTTCATATCCTTCTTCAACTTCTCATTCTCAGCCAGCTCATATTGATCCTGCTGTTCTTTGTTACGCCACCAATCGGTGAAATTGCCTTTTTGAATCTCAATGCCCGTTTTGTTAATGGAAAGAATATGGTCTATACAATTATCGAGAAACGCCCTGTCGTGGGACACGAGGATAAAGCCTTTTTTGCCGCGAAGATAGCTGCTCACCAACTCCCTTGCTTCCATGTCCAAATGGTTGGTCGGTTCATCGATTAAGAGAAAGCTGTTCTCCTTAAGAAATAGCGCGGCCAGCATCACTTTCGTCTGTTCCCCGTTGGATAAAGAGCTGAAAGGCCGGTACAACACATCCTCTGACAATTTCAAAAGCGACATTTCCCGCAGCAATTCCCAATGCTCATAGTCCGGACCCATATGCCTGATCACATCCAGCGTATGCTCCTCGGTATGTTCTACATGGAATGGAAAATAATCGAACGCCACGCTTGCCGTAATGTGTCCGCTGTAATCATACTTCCCTTGCAACAACTGAAGGAAGGTGGTCTTACCCCGGCCGTTCCTCCCCGTAAACCCTAGCTTCCAGTCCGAATCTATATGAAAACTTACGTTCTCAAAAATGTTATCGTAGCTCCCGTCATAGGCAAACGTTAAATCTGTAACCTGAATCAATGACATCAACGCATCCCTCCTACCCTTGTAGCTTAGCATAGCGGGCAATTGTCATAGTAGAGACTGTTCATCTATAGATAAAGTATCCGTTAACTGCGCATGCAAAAAAAAAAGGCCAACCAGTTAGAACTGGTTGACCTTTGTATCACCGTATACGATTAGCTCAACTTCGCAAGCAAAGCTTCCTTGCTTTGTAAGCCGACCAGTTTATTCTGGAGCTCGCCGTCTTTGAAGATCAGCAGCGTCGGGATGCTCATGACGTTAAATTGGGAAGCCAGTTCAGGCTGATCATCCACGTTAACCTTCGTAATATTCGCGCGTCCTGCCAGCTCGCCTGCCAGTTCATCCACAATCGGAAGTTGAATCTTGCAAGGTCCGCACCAAGGCGCCCAGAAATCTACCAAAGTTGTACCGCTGGCAATGGTCTGATCAAATGTTTCTTTCGTTAAGGCTGTTGCCGCCATGTTCATCATCCTCTCCAATGAGTATGATTTCATTATGCGGCATACACTTACTTTTGTCAAGTAACTACTTAATAGTTAACGCTTATAGATGACCGGGAAATATTCGCTATCGAACTTCTGGCCGTCATATGGACGAGGACCTAACAAGCGAACGTTGTCATGGCGCTGTACACCCGCGCGGTAGGCGGTGCCTCCCGGCATGACATGCGCGACGACGGACAGGCGCGGATCGTTCGTGCGGTTCGGACCCGAGCCGTGGAACGTTAAGCCGTGATGGAAGCTGGCTTGGCCCGCCTTCAGGATACAAGGCTCCTCCACCCATTCGCGATCGGCGGCATACTTCGCCTTCAACTCCTCCATATTCTGATTGAAGAAGGAATCGCTGTCCGGAATCAATCCCCACTTATGTGAGCCTAAAATCGTCATCATACCGCCGTTCGTCAGATCGGTATCCTGCAGCGCCACCCATACCGTGATCATGTCCGGCCGGGATGAGCACTGCCAATATCCGTAGTCCTGGTGCCAGCCTACGTTGCCGTCATTGGACGGTTTGTCGCCGATGCCCGGCTTATAGATGACCTGATCATGCCACAACCTGATCTCATCTTCGGCAAGCAAGTCCGCGCACAGCTCACCGATGAATGGATCCGTCACCGCCTTACGAACTTCATCGTTAATCCACCAACCGTTATCCAGCTTCCGAAGCGCATCCGGGTTCGCGCTCAGCCGGAACGGATTCATGGAATATCCGTCCCCGTCATAATCCCCAGCCCATACCCGCTCATGCGCCTGACGCAAACGCTCGATCTGCGCATCGTCGAACAGCTTAGGCGAAATCCAGTAGCCGTCCCGGTTGAAGGTTTCTTTGTCCGCATCGGTAATCTTGTATTGACGTTCTGCTTGTAGTTGAGTCATGATATTGCCTCCTCGTGTGGTATTGATGTCATCATACCGCAAGTAAAACATAGTTGACGTTCTGTTCCATACCGAGTAGTATCAGAAACATTCAAACGCACACAGTAACATAGAGGGGTGATGCTAATCATGAGTTCTGACGAATTAAACTCTTCCCCGCGTGCTCTTCCTTCCGGCGAATCCCGAGGCACTCGGTGGACTTACAGCATCGAGTACAATCCTTCAATCCCCTCAGTCCCTGAGTTTTTCATGCTTGGGTACGATGAGATTCGCAAAGCGCTGCCCCTGTTCCATCATGAACATCCGGGTTGCTACGAATTCGTGCTCGTGGAACGAGGAAAGGCCAATTGGGAGCTGGACGGGAAGGTATATGAAACCCAGGCGGGTCAAGTCTTTCACACCCGGCCCGGCGAGAAGCATCGCGGAGAATTCAACGCCATTGAACCCTGTGTGTTATGGTGGGTTATACTTAAAGCTCCGCAAACCAAGAACTGGCTGAGGCTGCCGATGCAAGAAATTGAGCGTATTGATGAGAGGTTGAAGCTTTTGCCCAGAATTATTCAAACAGGGCTGGCTCCTGTAGATGCGCTGCGTAAACTTAAGCTCGCCCTGAACCCGGAACATCCATACCGCAGCACAGCCATTCGGCACGGTTTACTGGACATTGTCTTATCCATTATCCAGCCCGTCACTTCTGATCAGGAAGTAGCCGAAGATCTCTCGCGCCAGTATGACCGTCTTATCAGCCAAATGGTTCATGAACCGGAGTGGCGTCCGTCCGTTGACGAATTAGCACGCGCCGCGGGCGTTAGCCCCTCTCATTTCTACCGCACTTTCCAAAAGCATACCGGCGAAGCCCCCATCACTTTCGTGGAACGCTTACGGATTAAGAGCGCTTGCCGTCTCCTCTCCGAAAGTCAGGATCCGATTACGGCGATTGCGTTCCGCTTGGGGTATCCGTCGAGCCAGCATTTTGCCACCGTGTTTAAACGATTTATGGGGATGACGCCAACGGCATGGCGCAAGCTGCTTCATGAACAAGGAGTTCAGGAATAATTATGTTGGTTGTGTGCGAGTCTCGATATTTTGATATTGATGAACAAATGAATTATTGTAGAGGTACCATTATGTAAGAATAGGAAGATGCATGTTGAATTATGATGTGATTGTGATTGGCGGCGGATCGGCGGGTTTGATGGCGGGTATTGCTGCAAGCGCGGGCGGCGCCTCGGTGCTGTTGATCGATAAAGGCGATAAATTGGGGCGTAAACTCGGGATCTCCGGCGGCGGGCGCTGCAACGTGACCAATGCCAAGGAATTGGATGAGCTCATTAAACATATCCCGGGGAACGGCCGGTTTCTGCACAGCGCGCTGGCGACGTTCAGTAATAAAGATATTATGGCTTTCTTTGAAGGTCTCGGCATACGGTTAAAGGAAGAGGATCGCGGGCGGATGTTCCCGGTCTCGGATCGGGCGAAGACGGTCGTGGATGCTCTGGTGAGTAAAGTGAAGGCGCAAGGCGTGAGTATTAAGACGAATCAGCCGGTGAAGGCGGTAATTTATGAAGGCGGCGCGGTGGCTGGGGTGAAGCTGGCTGGCGGCGAGGTTATCGGGGCGCGAGCAGTTATTATCGCGAGCGGCGGGAAATCCGTGCCGCATACGGGTTCGACCGGGGACGGTTATGCCTGGGCTGAGAAAGCGGGGCATACGATTACGGAGTTGTTTCCGACGGAGGTGCCGATGACTTCAGGCGAGAGCTTCATCCAGAGCAAGGAGTTGCAGGGACTGTCGCTGCGGGAAGTGGAGCTGTCCGTGTGGAATCCGAAGGGCAAGAAAGTGATTACGCATGACGGGGATATGATTTTTACGCATTTTGGCATATCGGGGCCGATTGTGTTGCGTTGCAGTCAGTATGTCGTGAAGATCATGAAGCAGTTTGGCGTGACCAAGGTGCCGCTTACGATTGACTTGTTTCCGGAGAAGAGCGCCGATGAAGTGTATAGTGAGACGCTGGCGCTGGCCCGGGCTGACGCGAAGAAACTGATCCGCAACGTGCTCAAGGGTTACCTGCCGGAGAAGCTGGTGCCGCTCATGTTACGCAAAGCGGGTTTGGACGGGGAGCTCACCTATGATAACATTCCGAAGGCGTTGTGGGTCGAACTGTCGAAGCTGATCAAGAGCTTTCCAATCGCGGTCAACGGGACGTTGTCGATTGAGGAAGCTTTTGTCACCGGTGGCGGCGTGAACCTGAAGGAGATTGATCCCAAGACGATGGAGTCGAAGTTGATGCGGGGCTTGTTCTTTTGCGGCGAGGTGCTGGATATTCACGGGTACACGGGCGGGTATAACATTACGGCGGCGTTCTCGACGGGGTATACGGCAGGGAAATGTGCGGCGGAGAGTTTGACATAGGAGGTTTCTGATTATGAAGAAGTTTACAGCAATGTTGGTTTCGGCGATGGTTGGTATGAGTGTGTTTGCGGGGTTTACGGATTCTGCGGAAGCAGCTCCTAAGATCGTTGAGTACAAGAACTGCACGGAACTGACCAAGGTGTACCCTGGCGGTGTCGCGCGTACTGCGTCGGTTAAGAATAAAGGCGGGAAGACGAAGAAGAAGCCCTTCGTCTCCAAAGAGCTATACGATGCGAATGATAAGAGCGATAGGGATAATGATTTGATTGCTTGTGAGCGATGAAGTATGGGATGTTGTTACTTATAACCTTCCTGCTGGTCGATCATAGTTAGTTTATTTAACTCTAA
Protein-coding sequences here:
- a CDS encoding Lsa family ABC-F type ribosomal protection protein; the encoded protein is MSLIQVTDLTFAYDGSYDNIFENVSFHIDSDWKLGFTGRNGRGKTTFLQLLQGKYDYSGHITASVAFDYFPFHVEHTEEHTLDVIRHMGPDYEHWELLREMSLLKLSEDVLYRPFSSLSNGEQTKVMLAALFLKENSFLLIDEPTNHLDMEARELVSSYLRGKKGFILVSHDRAFLDNCIDHILSINKTGIEIQKGNFTDWWRNKEQQDQYELAENEKLKKDMKRLAESAKRTSNWSDEVEKTKNGTRNSGSKVDKGYIGHKAAKMMKRSKSLEQRQQSAMEEKSKLLKNVESSDSLKIPQLSYHKNQLVELEGVSILYSNRKVCSDIIFTIDQGDRIALYGKNGSGKSSIIKMIIGEDITHTGTFRMGSQLRISYVSQDTSHLQGDLTEYARHHGIDESLFKAILRKLDFSRLQFEKDISSFSGGQKKKVLLAKSLCEPAHLFIWDEPLNFIDVISRMQIEELLLEYAPTILFVEHDREFCENIATKTIEL
- the trxA gene encoding thioredoxin, whose amino-acid sequence is MAATALTKETFDQTIASGTTLVDFWAPWCGPCKIQLPIVDELAGELAGRANITKVNVDDQPELASQFNVMSIPTLLIFKDGELQNKLVGLQSKEALLAKLS
- a CDS encoding phytanoyl-CoA dioxygenase family protein; the encoded protein is MTQLQAERQYKITDADKETFNRDGYWISPKLFDDAQIERLRQAHERVWAGDYDGDGYSMNPFRLSANPDALRKLDNGWWINDEVRKAVTDPFIGELCADLLAEDEIRLWHDQVIYKPGIGDKPSNDGNVGWHQDYGYWQCSSRPDMITVWVALQDTDLTNGGMMTILGSHKWGLIPDSDSFFNQNMEELKAKYAADREWVEEPCILKAGQASFHHGLTFHGSGPNRTNDPRLSVVAHVMPGGTAYRAGVQRHDNVRLLGPRPYDGQKFDSEYFPVIYKR
- a CDS encoding AraC family transcriptional regulator is translated as MSSDELNSSPRALPSGESRGTRWTYSIEYNPSIPSVPEFFMLGYDEIRKALPLFHHEHPGCYEFVLVERGKANWELDGKVYETQAGQVFHTRPGEKHRGEFNAIEPCVLWWVILKAPQTKNWLRLPMQEIERIDERLKLLPRIIQTGLAPVDALRKLKLALNPEHPYRSTAIRHGLLDIVLSIIQPVTSDQEVAEDLSRQYDRLISQMVHEPEWRPSVDELARAAGVSPSHFYRTFQKHTGEAPITFVERLRIKSACRLLSESQDPITAIAFRLGYPSSQHFATVFKRFMGMTPTAWRKLLHEQGVQE
- a CDS encoding BaiN/RdsA family NAD(P)/FAD-dependent oxidoreductase yields the protein MNYDVIVIGGGSAGLMAGIAASAGGASVLLIDKGDKLGRKLGISGGGRCNVTNAKELDELIKHIPGNGRFLHSALATFSNKDIMAFFEGLGIRLKEEDRGRMFPVSDRAKTVVDALVSKVKAQGVSIKTNQPVKAVIYEGGAVAGVKLAGGEVIGARAVIIASGGKSVPHTGSTGDGYAWAEKAGHTITELFPTEVPMTSGESFIQSKELQGLSLREVELSVWNPKGKKVITHDGDMIFTHFGISGPIVLRCSQYVVKIMKQFGVTKVPLTIDLFPEKSADEVYSETLALARADAKKLIRNVLKGYLPEKLVPLMLRKAGLDGELTYDNIPKALWVELSKLIKSFPIAVNGTLSIEEAFVTGGGVNLKEIDPKTMESKLMRGLFFCGEVLDIHGYTGGYNITAAFSTGYTAGKCAAESLT
- a CDS encoding excalibur calcium-binding domain-containing protein, with protein sequence MKKFTAMLVSAMVGMSVFAGFTDSAEAAPKIVEYKNCTELTKVYPGGVARTASVKNKGGKTKKKPFVSKELYDANDKSDRDNDLIACER